The following coding sequences are from one Mytilus trossulus isolate FHL-02 chromosome 8, PNRI_Mtr1.1.1.hap1, whole genome shotgun sequence window:
- the LOC134727967 gene encoding protein fem-1 homolog CG6966-like, protein MRKVQLLIDKGIAVNQVGSSLYTPLTAACREGNEKIVQLLIHKGIDVNQVDEMGETPLTTACNKGNEKIMQLLIDKESNINHMDDKEQISLTAVCGERHEVKVQLPIDKGVDDI, encoded by the coding sequence ATGAGAAAAGTTCAGTTACTTATAGACAAAGGAATTGCTGTAAACCAGGTTGGTAGTAGTCTATATACACCTCTGACAGCTGCCTGTAGAGAAGGAAATGAGAAGATAGTACAGTTACTTATACACAAAGGAATTGATGTTAACCAGGTTGATGAAATGGGAGAGACACCTCTGACAACTGCTTGTAATAAAGGAAATGAGAAGATAATGCAGTTACTGATAGACAAGGAAAGTAATATTAATCATATGGATGATAAAGAGCAGATATCTCTGACAGCAGTGTGTGGGGAAAGACATGAGGTGAAAGTACAGTTACCTATAGACAAAGGAGTTGATGATATTTGA